A window of Fragaria vesca subsp. vesca linkage group LG7, FraVesHawaii_1.0, whole genome shotgun sequence contains these coding sequences:
- the LOC101296439 gene encoding uncharacterized protein LOC101296439: MGQSVSSSAGPPQLTRSQRQDELVNLFPPGTAKVHRRPNTNPNGSEIETVSRFDFPADYGCKSWAEELYKVLHHKGFHGPEYYNELLRDYCGIEVQLRKLKNQSSSS, encoded by the exons ATGGGTCAATCGGTCTCCTCCTCTGCCG GTCCTCCCCAACTAACCCGTAGTCAGCGCCAAGATGAGCTTGTGAACCTGTTTCCTCCTGGCACTGCCAAGGTTCATCGTCGTCCAAACACAAATCCCAATGGGTCTGAAATTGAAACCGTTTCTCGTTTTGATTTTCCTGCCGATTATGGCTGCAAATCATGGGCCGAGGAATTATATAAG GTACTGCATCACAAGGGCTTCCATGGACCAGAATATTATAACGAACTTCTGCGTGATTACTGTGGTATCGAGGTGCAGCTCCGTAAGCTAAAGAATCAATCTAGTTCTAGTTAG
- the LOC101296724 gene encoding uncharacterized protein LOC101296724: MSLIIDARSCENFISKKVVEHFNLLTTKDRAPYVIGWIKKGPKVRITETCKVPISIGKFYQDEVECDAVDMDASHILLGRPWQHAVNTIHNGRENTVLFIWEKHHITLKPKTKLTNLVSLKESNFLIVVESGEKVEELVKDAEVIYPLVVREVMVAENNKEEKKIPKEVQQLLQDFEELLADDLPNELPPMQDIQHQIDLVPRASLPNLPHYRMSPKENEILKEKIEELLRKGHIREHLLILR; this comes from the coding sequence ATGTCATTGATAATAGACGCTAGAAGTTGTGAGAACTTCATCTCAAAGAAAGTGGTGGAACACTTCAACCTTCTTACTACGAAAGATAGGGCTCCATATGTCATTGGATGGATCAAGAAAGGACCAAAAGTTCGCATCACTGAAACATGTAAAGTGCCAATTTCAATTGGGAAATTCTATCAAGATGAAGTTGAATGTGATGCGGTAGACATGGACGCCAGCCACATACTTCTAGGCAGACCGTGGCAGCATGCTGTCAACACTATCCACAATGGAAGAGAAAACACAGTATTGTTCATATGGGAAAAACACCATATTACTTTGAAGCCTAAGACCAAGCTTACGAATCTGGTTTCACTAAAAGAATCTAACTTTCTTATTGTTGTTGAATCTGGTGAAAAGGTGGAAGAACTTGTGAAGGATGCAGAAGTTATTTATCCTTTGGTGGTCAGGGAAGTAATGGTGGCTGAGAACAACAAAGAGGAGAAGAAAATTCCAAAAGAAGTCCAGCAATTACTGCAAGATTTTGAAGAATTATTAGCTGATGATCTTCCAAATGAACTACCTCCTATGCAAGATATCCAACACCAAATCGATCTTGTCCCTAGAGCTAGTTTACCTAACCTCCCTCATTATCGGATGAGCCCTAAGGAGAACGAGATTCTTAAAGAGAAAATTGAAGAGTTACTACGAAAAGGACACATTCGAGAGCACTTGCTAATTCTCAGATGA